The Paraburkholderia sp. SOS3 genome includes a region encoding these proteins:
- a CDS encoding STAS domain-containing protein, whose amino-acid sequence MNQSKGAALIEVLTRHRDTLLTDWLNQHLSIALRRGLTTEADMSDQFRNFLNIFVDTLSSADTLDASRPEWEPVRTFLSEMSAHRARQGFTPAETATFVFSLKQPLYTRLRDELRDNALELAETSWAVNQLLDALGLFTTEVFQRSREAIIIRQQEELLELSTPVVELWEGILALPLIGTLDSARTQVVMESLLQKIVDTGASIAIIDITGVPTVDTLVAQHLLKTVAAARLMGADCIISGIRPQIAQTIVHLGVDLTNVTTKSTLADAFVIALQRSGSSIAARGES is encoded by the coding sequence ATGAACCAATCGAAAGGCGCCGCATTGATTGAAGTGCTGACGCGGCACCGCGACACGCTGTTGACCGACTGGCTGAACCAGCATTTGTCCATCGCGCTGCGTCGCGGCCTGACGACCGAAGCGGATATGTCGGATCAGTTCCGCAATTTCCTGAACATATTCGTCGATACGCTTTCGAGCGCGGATACGCTGGATGCGAGCCGTCCCGAATGGGAGCCCGTGCGTACGTTTCTCTCGGAGATGTCCGCGCATCGCGCGCGCCAGGGGTTCACGCCGGCTGAAACCGCAACCTTCGTGTTTTCGCTGAAGCAGCCGCTCTATACGCGTTTGCGCGACGAGTTGCGCGATAACGCACTGGAACTCGCGGAAACGAGCTGGGCCGTGAACCAGTTGCTCGACGCACTCGGCCTCTTCACCACCGAAGTGTTCCAGCGCAGCCGCGAGGCCATCATTATTCGTCAGCAGGAAGAGCTGCTCGAACTGTCGACGCCGGTCGTCGAGCTGTGGGAAGGCATTCTTGCCCTGCCGCTGATCGGCACGCTCGATTCGGCGCGCACCCAGGTCGTGATGGAAAGCCTGCTGCAGAAAATCGTCGATACCGGCGCCTCGATCGCCATTATCGACATCACCGGCGTGCCGACCGTCGATACGCTTGTCGCGCAGCATCTGTTGAAGACCGTCGCGGCCGCGCGGCTCATGGGCGCCGATTGCATCATCAGCGGCATTCGCCCGCAAATCGCGCAGACCATCGTGCACCTTGGCGTCGATCTCACGAACGTCACCACGAAATCGACGCTTGCCGATGCCTTCGTCATCGCGCTGCAGCGCAGCGGCTCGAGCATCGCCGCGCGCGGCGAAAGCTGA
- a CDS encoding STAS domain-containing protein: MDRIPILRMGDCLIVAIQVDMHDRLAIALQDDLTARIVKDRAKGVLIDISALDIVDSFIGRMISNTAAMATVLDAQTVVVGMQPSVAITLVELGLTLTGVRTALNVERGMALLQQRRR, encoded by the coding sequence ATGGACCGTATTCCGATTTTGCGGATGGGCGACTGCCTGATCGTCGCGATTCAGGTCGATATGCATGACCGCCTCGCGATCGCCCTGCAGGACGACCTGACCGCGCGCATCGTCAAGGATCGCGCTAAGGGCGTGCTGATCGACATTTCGGCACTCGATATCGTCGATTCATTCATCGGCCGGATGATCAGCAACACCGCGGCGATGGCGACCGTGCTCGATGCGCAGACGGTGGTCGTCGGCATGCAGCCTTCGGTGGCGATCACGCTCGTCGAACTGGGTCTCACGCTGACCGGCGTGCGTACGGCGCTCAATGTCGAGCGCGGCATGGCGCTGCTGCAGCAGCGGCGCCGTT